The genomic window CGGCGCGCGAGGAATTTCTCGTCAATGTGATGATGACGCACAAGGTGCTGGAGGCGCAGGACGGTTTCATCGACCATACGGTGCTGGAACAGGTCGCCGGCCCCGGCGAGTTCAATTTCGTGACGATCGCCCAATGGGAAAGCGCTGACGTCGTCGAGCGCGTGCGGGCAGCCGTCGCGGCGGCGCACAGGGCCGCGAATTTCGATCCGCAGGAAATGTTTGCGCGCCTCGGCATTCGTGCCGATATCGCCAGCTACAAACCTGTCGCTGCCTGACGGCGAGGGCCTCAGGCGGCGGCAGTTGCTCCCTGCCGGCGAAGGAGGACATAGAAGCGCGCGCAGAGCATGACGGCTGCTGCCGCCAGTCCGACGAGGAAGCCGAACCAGATGCCGATGCCGCCGAACCCGAGCGGGAAAGCAAAGGCCCAGGCGAGGAAGAAGCCGATCGGCCAATAGGCGATCAGTGCCATGATCATCGGCACGCGCGCATCCTTCAGGCCGCGCAGCAATCCGTTGGCGATCACCTGCAGCCCATCGACGAGCTGAAAGAGCCCGGCAACGACGATCAGCGGCCCGGCATAGGCAAGCACCTCGGGCGCCTCGGGCGAACTGACGTCAAGGAACCAGCTCCCGAGGAATTGCGGCATTGTGGCAAAGAGCACCGAGCCGACCGCCGAGATCGCGCAGGCGATGCCGACGACCATGATCGACGCGCGCACCAGCCCGTCATAATCGCCCTGCCCGTGCGCGACGCCGACGCGCACCGTCGCCGCCTGGCTGAGACCGAGCGGGATCATGAAGGCGATCGAGGCCCATTGCAGGGCGATGCCGTGCGCGGCGAGCTCGATGGTGCCGATATAGCCCATCAGCAACGAGGCCACCGTGAACAGGCTGACCTCCGCAAGGATGGTAACGCTGATCGGCAGACCGAGCCGAATGACCTCCAGCAGCGCATGCCAGTCGGGCTTCCAGAACCGAACGAAGATTTCGTAGCGTCGCGTCTCTTCCCGCTTCTCTACGAAGGCGAGGAT from Rhizobium sp. Pop5 includes these protein-coding regions:
- a CDS encoding antibiotic biosynthesis monooxygenase, with product MSGAFYRVDKFAVPAAAREEFLVNVMMTHKVLEAQDGFIDHTVLEQVAGPGEFNFVTIAQWESADVVERVRAAVAAAHRAANFDPQEMFARLGIRADIASYKPVAA
- a CDS encoding MATE family efflux transporter: MDTPIDVRRLAPTTDNRWGAHFRATLALGIPLIGAQLAQLGINTTDVMIVGRLGAEHLAAMVLSAQFLFTILIFGSGFAIAVIPMVAQAYGRGDVVSVRRSLRMGLWVVIGYWVIMQPAFFNSEQILLFAQQKPEVAKLAHGYIMIGQFGVLPALLFNVMRALVSAIGKAGIILNVTIVTLVLNAIFAYALVLGHFGFPAMGLEGAAIVSVVVQTAGFLFILAFVEKREETRRYEIFVRFWKPDWHALLEVIRLGLPISVTILAEVSLFTVASLLMGYIGTIELAAHGIALQWASIAFMIPLGLSQAATVRVGVAHGQGDYDGLVRASIMVVGIACAISAVGSVLFATMPQFLGSWFLDVSSPEAPEVLAYAGPLIVVAGLFQLVDGLQVIANGLLRGLKDARVPMIMALIAYWPIGFFLAWAFAFPLGFGGIGIWFGFLVGLAAAAVMLCARFYVLLRRQGATAAA